TCCACCAACATAATGCCCGGAAGTAAGTAATGAAAACactttaaaaaaagaaaagcatTTCTCACTCTGATAATAAAAGAAACATTTATTATGCCTAGAAAAGATACCACTTTCCTCCAAAGCCTTGATTTGATAGAGGACTTGCATCACCCATTTTAAGCAACCATTAAAAAGCTTGAAAGTGTTATACCATTGAAAATTGAAATGAAGTGAGGTTGGCACATGTAAACCCACGATCTTACGCAACAAGAAGAAGATGCTCTGTGAAGTGTTGGAGCTAACAACCAACCAGGAAAATTTTACCAAGTGCTTTATGAACCGTCCCTTTGTGTAGTTGACGACAAGAGCACAAAGCGTAACAGTGAAGACACATGGCTAAAAGTAACAAAAACCACCCTGCAAGGCTGTAACAGAGTACCCACTCCACAGCAATCTACATAATCCGTGAAGCATCATTGCCTGTGAAGCTTTTACCGCAGGAGTCGGATGACAAAAGCAACTAATCATCTAAATCTGAGGCGAATTTCAAATTCCGCAGCAAATCCAAGCAATGGAACGCCAACACTCCAGTCAGCAATCAAGGAATCATTTCGCATGATTACCCTTACTCGGAGCTGGCTTGGGTCGAAAGCAAACGACGTGGAGGGAAACGGACACCGACCTTGCAGGAAGCGGCGGAGCGAGCCGGCGGCGTAGAAGGGGTGCACAAGCAGCTTCTCCCCGCGCGGGCCGACGTAGAGCGCGCGGATCGGCACGAGGTTCGGGTGGCGCGCGGCGCCGAGCAcccgcgcggccgcggcggcctccTCGGCCCCCGCGGCGCAGGCGGGGCGCACGAACCGGAGCAGCGCGACGGCCTCCCCGGCGCTGAGCCCGGCGCGGTACAGCGTGCTGTGCGCCGACTTGGCGACGACCTCCCCGGGCGCCTCGAGGATCGCGGCCACCGTGAGCGCCTCGCCGCCGGGGAACCGCACGAgcgcctcctccccgccggcgacgtACCCGCCGGAGCCACCGGGCGCCTGGAGCCGGTccgccctcgcgccgccgccgccgccgtgggacGGCAGCACCGAGCGGcccccgcggcgccggcgccggcggcggacgAAGTAGAAGACGGCGAGGGCGAGGACCACGGCGAGGGCCGGGAAGAGTACGGCGTTGATGACTGCCTTGCGCATTGCTGCAGATCGGAGGAAGCAGGGAGCGGCGCGCTTGGTTGCTGGGGGGGGCAATGGGGGTGGCCGGTGGGGGGAATGGGGGCGCGGTGGTAGGGTTTGGAGTTTGGGAGAGACctccgagagagagagagagagagaggaggaggtttGCTTGTTTGGgggctgctctgctcctgctttGCGCAGCCTCTGCTATTCTTGCCGTTGGGATGGAGGAGAGCCTGCTCCGGACAGGCAGCGGCAGGCTAGCTTCAGATTCGTTTCGTTCCGGGAGGaaatttctctctctttttttctctgGCGAGGGAGGAAAGTTGTGTGTGAAAGGTGAGATTGTGGTGGGGGTGTCTGGGGTGAGGAGCTCAGGATTGATGCTTTTTCATGCCCTGCTAAGTTCTCTTGGGGCTGGTCTGGCTAGCTTGAGCTTCTGTAGCTTGGACTTGAAGCAAGCCACTTGTGAGTTGGATTGATTTGGAATTCGTGAGAAAGAACATGAAATGTCGTTGAAAAGTTGAAAAGTGAAATTCGGAATGCATTTTACTGTTTCATGATCCCCAAGCATGGAAAGGAGAATGCTACATCTGAATCGTGGGAATGGCTGGTTCTGACGATGAGTATGGGCCTCGCGGCGTGTGATTGGAGCTGGCATCGACTTTACACGCCGCTCTTTAGTTTTTGCTAAATAAAGCGCGAACATATGCCCTTGAAAACAAAACCGAATGAACTCCCTCTTTTTCGACAGAAAATGAAAAGAAATGTGTTCTGCTGCTGCTCTGACATCGCTGTACGTAGACCCAAGACCGGCCCTTGTTTTCTACACTCGCTtaattttctctctttttttgtaGAAAAGAAACCATGTATACTCCTCCGTACCTAACGAGTGGACCGACGGGCAGCAGACGTATACGTACGTACGTACGTATTTCGCCGATGTGTACGGCATAACGGCAACACTGATCCATGTATGGCACGCTGGCGCCGACGCAgtctacggcggcggcggcggcggcggcggcggcttttCCTTTCGGCCGCGGCTACTGGGAGGCGGGAGCGGACTCGGGGAGGGaagggaagaaggaagaaccCGCATGACCCGCACGCAACAGCGTGCGCGGTTCCCGCCGTGCCGGGCGAGGCGTCGCGCACGCAATAAGCGTGGGAGAGAAGCCGAGAGCCGAACGAACTCCgtgggccggccggccggcggggtgTGGTGCTGTGGTATGGGCCGGCTCGGAGGCTCAGAAGTATGCTTGGGCCGGGTGCAGACTGGGCCAAGCATTTCCGTTTATGTTGTTGGCTCCCATGGTCTGGGCCGCCAAATTCAGGCAGCCTTTGAAGGCCGTCTTTTACCTCGTTCCGTGGAAGCAGCAGCTCTCTCTGGTCCTCTGGGAAACGAAAGTTCTACCAACTGCAGAATGAACGGGCATGTTCATACTTCAGTCAGCGCAGGAAGTCAAAGTCACAACCGCATAACGATAATAATCCTAATGCGATAACCATAATCCCCGGCTCTCACTTTGTTAATTTGCACCGCGGCTCAGGTCGTAATTACACCCAAAAGGAAACAAGaaacaagagagagagaaaaaacgTCGTCGTACACGAGGAACTGCACGGCCAGCCTCGCCACGAGCTTGCAAGCAGACCGTCGAACCTGTCTGCTCACCTCCTGGTGCCCGGCTCGACCCTCTGCATCCTGATCTGCTCCCTGAACTTGGCTATGAACTCGTCAGCTTTCCTGTCCACCTcgtcctccacctcctcctcgacCTCCGCCCCCGGCTTCGTCGCCAGCTCGAAGAGCTCCTCGTCGCACGAGCTGCCGTCCTCTTCATCCACGACCTTCTCATCCTCATCGCCGTCGGTAACCACGTCGCTGCTGAACGAACTTTCTGACGCCGCGACCGCCTCATCTAACTCTGCATCGACggcgtcatcgtcgtcgtcgccgaTTGGTACCACTGGGTCGTAGCCGGCGAAGGCGTTCCTCGTCGCCTGGACCGCCGATTTGGACCGGAACTGTTTGCCGTCGACGCCGTGCAGGCCCAGCCTCTCGTTCGTGCTCTGGTTGCCGATCGCTCCGAATTCGTTGAAGCTCCTCGCCTTGGCGTTCCTGAGGCTGCGGCGTCCGCGGCCGAGGAACGGCGGCAGCGGGGGTGGAGGGGGAGGCGGGAGCAGAGGCGGCGAGGACGGCGAGAGGATCAGGTCCGCGTCGAGGACGGAGGACGGCGAAGGGATGGCGCGCTCGCTGACGCCGTCGTATCCTGCCTTTGGGGCAAGgatctcttcttcttcctcctcatcctcaATGCCGTCGCTGATATCATCTGTCAGTGCCGCCGAGTCCTCGGCCGCCGGCTTCAGCTTCCTCATCGGCAGGAGGAGCGGCTTCTCGCCTAAGTTGCCATCGCCATCGTTGGTGTCGGCAACGATCACGAGCGGGTCGTCTGGGATGTACTGAGAGCTCCACGCCTGGACGCCGACCTTGCTGGCTCCACCGCCATCATCGCCGTCGCGGTCGCGGTCGTTGTGCTCGAATACCAGCGGCGAGCCCTGCATCATCTGCGATACGTAGGCCTCCACCGACGCCTCGTCGTCGACGGGCTTGGTGTCGGCGGCAGCGGCCACCTCGGCGTCGGCGTTCTTCTGGCCGAAGACGCCGTAGGAGATGATGATGCCGAGCAGGAGCAGGTGCGGCAGCTCCCAGATCCTGGGCGCCTGGCTCGtcggcagcagcggcagcagcgccACCACGAGCGCGAACAGCGCCGCCTTCGCGGCCAGGTTGGACGGGAACAGCAGCGCCAGCACCTGCTGCAGCCTCGCGGAGACGACATCGCCGGTCGCCGTCGCAGCTACTCCAGCTGCAGGCTGCTGCAGCTCCGtggccgcgccggccgcctccgCCATTACCGCGGACGCGAGGGCAAGGTTGCTGTTAGCGCGCGCGCGTCTCTTTCGTTTTTGCCGAGGCTGTGTTTGTTCACGGGCACGACCGGCTGCTCCTCGAGGTGGAAAGCTTGGACGACTGATCCTTGGCTTTCGGGCGGGGAGAGGAAGCCACACAAGACTTGGTCGGGACGCAAGCAACGGGAGGGAGGGAAAGAATTTGATCGCGGATCAGAACGAAGAGCGAGGGAGGCCGGCCGCTGTCATTTTAAATCTGGCGATAGCAAAACTCTCGCTAGCTCTCCGGGGAGAAAATTAACTGTCGACGAAACCGCCGGAACGTGCTAGATGAAAAAGGCAAGATCAATTCGAGGAAAAGGACCTGGCATAGTAACATCTAGAACTGCATGTGCCTTGTGGAGTTGTGGTCTCAAGCTCTGCCGCTCTAGCTGCTTAGCCACCCAAGATGGTGGAGCCGGCCGGTGTGCAAGCATGCATGGTCACTGCCGGAGCACACACGGCATGAGGAATAGCTTCGGCAAGGTCAGGTGATGGGCCATGCATGGCTCACCAGCCAGGCGGATTGTAATGTTTGGAGAATTCTGACGGTCTCATCCCGTAGACGCTTCTAGGAACGGCCGACCATGCCGGGGTTCGATGTGCCGAGACGGGGAAGAACCTCATCCACTTCATCGGACCCATTGAGGCGTTGGCTCAACAGCTAGTTTCACTTCCGGCGAGCTCCAGAATCACAAAAGCTGTGGTGATCATACGCGCGAGTTGAACCTTTATTTTGACAGCTTTCTTCGCTGCTGCTACCTTCTAGCTCAGAATATTCTTGGATGTACTGTAGCACTGTACGGTCGTGCTGAATTTGAAGACTAAGCTCCCAGATCAGCAAATCCCAACGGTCGACGTGATCTGATTCGCTCTTTGGATGCGACTGCGATTCGCCTTCGTGTCATCTAAGATGCGAACGCCAGCTTTCTGAAGAGGTGTGTAGATTTCAGGAGCGGAAAGGTAGCTCCATCATATAAGGCTTTTCCGCGCATCGGTGGGTTATCCTTTGCTTAGTTGGGCAGCTATGCTTTACCGCCCCGGGAAAGAGTCAGAGATTCTATGCGTTTCCTTCTGCTGCTTAAATTACTGGAGTAATCAAGCGGGCAGTAATATTCCACTTCATTCCAGTTTCTCCCGGCACCGAGAGAAGAAAAACCTAGTACTGTACTTTTTAGATGCAAAAAAAAAACGATTCCATTAACCATTGACTCCAGCTGAATGCTTTGCAGTAGAGAAGATCAGGAGGAGATAAAAGCGATGCGAATTCTGGACTGGGGAGATTTGTCATGTAATCCATCAACGGCGCTGGACTGGCCCACAATTTTCTTTAACGACCACTGCGCATGGGCCAAAATAGCAGCTTAACTTTCTGTTTTTAGTACTGGGCTTGGACAAATGGGCCGGACCAAATGGGCGGCCCAAAACACGGCCTGGAAAAGCACGGCCCAGGCACAGCCTGGCATGGTTGCCATAGTGCCCGGGTCGGCACGGCCCGATTGATCGGGCCATGCCTGGGCCGCCACCCTGGCTCGCAGTGCTAGTCCGGACACGGCCCGTCGTGCTCTCTAGCCCAGCCCAGCACGATTAACCTGCCCTCAGGCCGTGCCTGGGCTATTGGAGCAGCACGTCGGGCGGCCCGGCACGGCCCGTTAACGTACCCAGGTCGGACCGGGCCGTGCCAAGACGGGCTCGTGCCGTGCTGGGCTGGGCGGCCCGCTTGACCATCTATAGGCCTGGTATCCTCTTCTTTCCCTGCGAGGCAAAGGTTTTGAGCATTGAACGAGAACGTTCGTCGCTGTATTTATCCACCAGACCACCACGATAGCTATGGATCCCTTACCGAATCGCTGAAACTTTCACGCGCAATCAGCCACGACAAGCATCTAGTAGATTCCAATCGGGAGCTGGGGCTTTGAGAGCACGCGCGAGAAGTTTGAGCCGCACGCGCCGGGAGAGGACCGGCGCCACAACATGTGCTATAGCTCCCTACCGGCCTCCCGCCCGCCGCAGCACTGCACCCGGCGGCGCCGTTCCgccggggcgccgccgccgaagaAACGGGCGGATCGCGCACGCGCCATCTTCTTGTTGGTCGCGCGTCAACGGACACGTTGCGCAATCACACTGCTATCGCGGAGCAGGCACCTAACCCCCGAGTTGTCTGTCCTCCGGACCTTGACCGTTGAAGCGGCCCGATCGTCGTCTCACACATCACTGCACCGGTAACCACCTCTGCAGGACGGCTCGAACAGCATCTCGCAGGAGCTTATACGTGAACTTAGTCAACAAGTCAGCGGTATTATATGAAACGCGAGTTTCCATGTTCTGCGGATAGGCTGGTGCGGGTTCATCCATAATAAACACCTGTTTCTTCCACGTACCAGTCGATAGCGACGATGCTGTTTTGACCTGAATATAATGACACGGTCAGGCTAAATCTTCAAGAATCAAGACCAGGTTTACTGGAGTAGCGGGCAGCTACCAAGTTAGTTAATTGGAGGGGATAGCGGGCAACCACCAAGTTATTAGGGTTAACAACGACACATTTGCTTTAGTAGGCAATGATGGTACCGTCGGGAACCCGCCGCACATGCCAGTAATTTTAAGAGATACGAGcattttttttctcgaatacgCAACTTTATATTAAGAAGGAAAATATAACGTTTTTAGAACAACAGCGGAGCCAAGCTCACACTAAGACAATAGGGCACGTAGAGCCTACCCAGCCTTCTCGGCCTCACACTTAAGCGACTACTCACACTGTAAACAACCAAGAGATACGAGCATTACAAATAAACTCATATATTATAGTGTACGTAGTAGTTCTCATGTTAGTATGTTCCCAGTTGTGATAGATTTTAGAAAGCAATGACTTGTACCTTCTTTGTCCATATTCATAGTTTCTTTTTCACTTTGCATCGCACTTTGTATGTGGTTGCATGTGTTTAAATAAATCCTTAGTTTGAGCTTTGAGTTTAACTTATAAATTGGCATTTCTCGCTCATCGCTTCCTGCTTACATGTTATATATACACGGTGAAGCACATCATTCATGAACACCTTAACTCCTTAAGTTAGTATTTTCCATATTAACAATACCATAAATTGTTAGTAAAAATCATATATTGGTGTATTTTATGATATTTTTAATAATTGGTAACACGATATTGATATTATTACTTACTAGATTCACTATAAACAAATAGTAAGTCCATAGTATATGAATATTTATTTCGGATATTTTTATAGATCGCGGGTACAACATCAATCATATATTAGAGATCATGCTAATGCACTACTAAAAGGATGCAGGTAATCACAAAACTGTTTGAAAGCTCGCAAGCCACCTATACTGGCCCAATGCCAACAACAATGAAATGAAATAAGCCGCTGGATATCAGGAGTGACGTAAATCGCAGAGCAGCCAACATTCCTACGTACCTACCTAACCGGTAGTCCTCCTGGATCTGACTCTTCTAGGTTCTAACTGCTGATGACCCGGCGGCGGCTCGTTCGGCTAACGCCGTCACCAGTAGGCCTTGCCGCTTTATTACTATTACTTGATGAGAAGCAGTCAACACACGTAGAGTCCAGTTTGGCAGTTTCTCGTTCTGGATTTGGCAGGTGAAGATTCATTTTACTGTTCTTTCCCAGTTTCTGCGCTGCCAGGGATACGTGGTGGATGACGTTGAATATACGTACTAGTACTCCTATTCCTATAGCGTAGCAAAAGCCTTGGCGACGAAGTAAATTAATCGAAGTAGGGCAAGCAAACGCGGGAGAACATTCAGCTCGACAACGACGATGACGCTTATTGAGAGAGGACTTGTTCACGAGGCGTTGCAGCAGGGTGGGGCTGGGAGCTCTATAACTACCTCGAGTAGTCTCTCATCTCTTGCCACTTGCGTTCCCGTTACCCACTTAATTACCCGGGGAGGCGAGCTCAGCAGCTAGCGACGTACGGAGCGCTCCGCGAGTGCGGCACAATGGGCGCCGGCGACGGGAGGACGGAGGCGATCATGCGCGAGATCGCGAGCCTGCGCGCCCAGAGGGACGAGCTGGACAGCCGCATCCGCTTCTTCGAGTCCCAGCTCCGCGCCGGCGGCGCTGCGCCGACCACGCTCCCTCCCAGCCTGTCCACCAAGCTCGACGCCATGGGCGTGCAcgcagccgccgccgggggCGGCCTCAGCTCCGACATGGTCCGCCGGtacagccgccacctcctgctccccgACTTCGGCGTGCAAGGTTGGTATAGCTGCTATCATGCATGATCAATTGCTTAGCTTGCTCGGTACTGGTCGAACGATCAATTCTTGTTTTGCACATAAAGcaaagttttgagttttttttttctgaacaaAATGGATGGCAGGGCAACGGAGGCTCTCCCGGTCATCAGTTCTTGTGGTCGGAGCAGGAGGGTTGGGCTCGGCCGTAGCCCTATATCTGGCTGCATGTGGCGTTGGTAATTAAAGTTATTCTGTCTTGCTACTAGATTTGTTTCAAATAAAGTTCAATTACATACGTAGATGTGAGTTTGCTCAGAAACTTGGCTCAGTTTGCTGAATATATCTATTTAGGTTCCTTAGGCATTGCTGATGGAGAAAACGTTGAACTCAGCAACCTCCATGGACAGGTATATTGTAAACTGTGGTATACTTCACATGATCCGTTCATACTCTCATAGGACAGTCTTCTGCTGTCCTTGTCATGTGCTACCTCAGGTGCAACCTCAAGATGGCTACCAATTTCCTGCAACTGATCAGAATAAGTCAAAAGGACAATTTATTGCCTGAGTCGTGTCATTGTATTTGTATAATTAAGTAGTGTCTGTTTCTCAATTTAATCAGTTATATTCAAGTAATTTTGGACTTTTCCACATGACCATTTAGACAACAATAGCTAATAATGTACTGCATCCCAGAAAGTTTTGAGTTCTCAGCTGTTTGCACATGAACTTTTACTACAATTGTTATGTTCTTTATGTATGTGTGTTTTTCTAAAAAAAGAATTGCTTAGATATATCCTTCACCTGACTACCTTTACTTTTCAGATTATACACGTAGAAGCGTATGTTGGGCAACCAAAAGTCAAATCAGCAGCGTCTGCTTGCCGGGCGTAAGATATACTGTTATTCTGATAGTTCGCTGTATCTATATTTTAAACCTTTTATGTGGAATCAAGTAATTGAAATACTTTTTTATTGGTATCATATCAGGATTAATTCCTCTATCAAGGTGTTCGAGCATCATCTCAAACTGAAGTCCAAAAATGCTTTGGATGTTGTGAGGCAGTATCCTTGAGAATGTGAAAAAGGAATTTAATGCATTCCCCTTTGGTTATCGTTGTGTACATATTGTACTTGTTTT
The sequence above is drawn from the Panicum hallii strain FIL2 chromosome 7, PHallii_v3.1, whole genome shotgun sequence genome and encodes:
- the LOC112900018 gene encoding adenylyltransferase and sulfurtransferase MOCS3-1-like isoform X2; its protein translation is MGAGDGRTEAIMREIASLRAQRDELDSRIRFFESQLRAGGAAPTTLPPSLSTKLDAMGVHAAAAGGGLSSDMVRRYSRHLLLPDFGVQGQRRLSRSSVLVVGAGGLGSAVALYLAACGVGSLGIADGENVELSNLHGQIIHVEAYVGQPKVKSAASACRAINSSIKVFEHHLKLKSKNALDVVRQYDIIVDATNSPASRYMLNDCCVLLQKPLISGSTIGLEGQLTVYNHNGSPCYRCLFPNPAACQSGSDNGILGVVPGVIGCLQALEAIKVATRICEPLRGRMIHFDALSSRFKTVKKIHQRSSTCMVCGDHPNLTKDDLMMFDYDSFAESSNSSKRIQAAA
- the LOC112901136 gene encoding uncharacterized protein LOC112901136, with amino-acid sequence MAEAAGAATELQQPAAGVAATATGDVVSARLQQVLALLFPSNLAAKAALFALVVALLPLLPTSQAPRIWELPHLLLLGIIISYGVFGQKNADAEVAAAADTKPVDDEASVEAYVSQMMQGSPLVFEHNDRDRDGDDGGGASKVGVQAWSSQYIPDDPLVIVADTNDGDGNLGEKPLLLPMRKLKPAAEDSAALTDDISDGIEDEEEEEEILAPKAGYDGVSERAIPSPSSVLDADLILSPSSPPLLPPPPPPPLPPFLGRGRRSLRNAKARSFNEFGAIGNQSTNERLGLHGVDGKQFRSKSAVQATRNAFAGYDPVVPIGDDDDDAVDAELDEAVAASESSFSSDVVTDGDEDEKVVDEEDGSSCDEELFELATKPGAEVEEEVEDEVDRKADEFIAKFREQIRMQRVEPGTRR